The following coding sequences lie in one Saccharomyces mikatae IFO 1815 strain IFO1815 genome assembly, chromosome: 10 genomic window:
- the MIR1 gene encoding Mir1p (similar to Saccharomyces cerevisiae MIR1 (YJR077C); ancestral locus Anc_1.536) encodes MSLSAAPVIPQYSVSDYMKFALAGAIGCGSTHSSMVPIDVVKTRIQLEPTVYNKGMVGSFKQIIAGEGAGALLTGFGPTLLGYSIQGAFKFGGYEVFKKFFIDTLGYDTASHYKNSVYMGSAAMAEFLADIALCPLEATRIRLVSQPQFANGLVGGFSRILKEEGVGSFYSGFTPILFKQIPYNIAKFLVFERASEFYYGFAGPKEKLSSTSTTLLNLLSGLTAGLAAAIVSQPADTLLSKVNKAKKAPGQSTVGLLAQLAKQLGFFGSFAGLPTRLVMVGTLTSLQFGIYGSLKSTLGCPPTIEIGGGGH; translated from the coding sequence ATGTCTCTGTCTGCTGCTCCTGTTATTCCACAGTACTCTGTCTCCGACTACATGAAATTTGCCCTAGCCGGCGCCATCGGGTGCGGGTCCACTCATTCCAGTATGGTTCCCATCGATGTTGTTAAGACCAGAATTCAACTGGAACCTACCGTGTACAACAAGGGTATGGTTGGCTCTTTCAAGCAAATCATCGCTGGTGAAGGTGCTGGTGCGTTGTTGACTGGGTTTGGCCCCACGTTGCTGGGCTACTCCATCCAAGGTGCCTTCAAGTTCGGTGGTTACGAAGTGTTCAAGAAGTTCTTCATTGACACGTTGGGCTATGATACTGCCTCTCACTACAAGAACTCCGTTTACATGGGGTCCGCTGCCATGGCCGAATTCTTGGCAGACATTGCTTTATGTCCTCTAGAAGCTACTAGAATTAGATTGGTCTCCCAACCTCAGTTCGCCAACGGACTGGTCGGAGGGTTTTccagaattttgaaagaggAAGGTGTCGGTTCTTTTTACAGTGGGTTCACTCCGATCTTATTCAAGCAAATTCCTTACAACATCGCTAAATTCTTGGTCTTTGAACGTGCCTCTGAATTCTACTACGGGTTTGCCGGTCCAAAGGAAAAACTATCCTCCACTTCTACTACTTTGTTGAATTTGCTTTCTGGTTTGACTGCTGGGTTGGCCGCTGCTATTGTCTCCCAACCAGCAGACACTTTATTGTCCAAGGTCAACAAGGCTAAGAAGGCACCTGGCCAATCCACCGTTGGATTGTTGGCGCAATTGGCCAAACAATTAGGGTTCTTTGGCTCCTTTGCTGGGTTGCCTACTCGTTTGGTCATGGTCGGTACTTTAACTTCCTTGCAATTCGGTATTTATGGTTCTTTGAAGAGTACTTTGGGCTGTCCACCAACCATTGAAATTGGCGGTGGTGGTCATTAA
- the OPI3 gene encoding bifunctional phosphatidyl-N-methylethanolamine N-methyltransferase/phosphatidyl-N-dimethylethanolamine N-methyltransferase (similar to Saccharomyces cerevisiae OPI3 (YJR073C); ancestral locus Anc_1.526), with product MKESVQEIIQQLVHSVDFQSSKFQLAIICTMFNPIFWNIVARIEYHTHSLTKMCGGAKKGCYMLAATIFSLGIIRDMIYESALREQSTCSLITGGNWTKLGVALFVVGQVLVLSSMYKLGITGTYLGDYFGILMDERVTGFPFNVSDNPMYQGSTLSFLGMALYKGKPAGLVVSALVYFMYKIALRWEEPFTAMIYANRDKAKKNV from the coding sequence ATGAAGGAGTCAGTGCAAGAAATCATCCAGCAACTCGTCCACAGTGTCGATTTCCAATCTTCCAAATTTCAGTTGGCCATCATATGTACGATGTTCAACCCTATCTTCTGGAACATCGTTGCCAGGATCGAATATCATACGCATTCTCTTACCAAGATGTGTGGTGGGGCCAAAAAGGGCTGCTACATGTTGGCAGctaccattttttctttaggTATCATCAGAGACATGATATACGAGTCTGCATTGCGTGAACAGTCTACGTGTTCTTTGATCACTGGGGGAAACTGGACCAAGCTGGGCGTGGCCCTCTTTGTTGTGGGCCAAGTGCTTGTTTTGAGTTCCATGTACAAACTTGGCATTACAGGTACGTACTTGGGTGACTACTTCGGCATTCTCATGGACGAGAGAGTCACTGGCTTCCCCTTCAATGTGTCCGACAACCCCATGTACCAGGGTTCTACTTTGTCCTTCCTGGGTATGGCCCTCTACAAGGGAAAGCCTGCCGGATTGGTTGTTTCTGCCCTAGTTTACTTCATGTACAAGATTGCTCTCCGTTGGGAAGAGCCGTTCACCGCCATGATCTATGCTAACCGTGACAAGGCCAAAAAGAATGTGTAA
- the HAM1 gene encoding nucleoside triphosphate pyrophosphohydrolase HAM1 (similar to Saccharomyces cerevisiae HAM1 (YJR069C); ancestral locus Anc_1.520), whose amino-acid sequence MNNNEIVFVTGNANKLKEVQSILTQDVDSNDKTIHLVNEALDLEELQDTDLKAIALAKGKQAVAALGEGKPVFVEDTALSFDEFNGLPGAYIKWFLKSMGLDKIVKMLEPFENKKAEAVTTICFADSQGEYHFFQGITKGRIVSSRGPTTFGWDSIFEPFDSNGLTYAEMTKDAKNAISHRGKAFAQFKEYLYQNDF is encoded by the coding sequence ATGAATAACAACGAAATCGTGTTTGTCACTGGTAACGCCAACAAATTAAAGGAAGTGCAGTCAATCTTAACGCAGGATGTTGATAGTAACGATAAAACCATTCATTTAGTCAACGAAGCATTAGACCTTGAAGAATTGCAGGACACCGATCTGAAAGCGATTGCGTTAGCCAAGGGTAAGCAAGCTGTTGCCGCCTTGGGAGAGGGTAAACCGGTGTTCGTAGAAGACACTGCATTAAGCTTTGACGAGTTTAATGGCTTACCAGGCGCTTACATCAAATGGTTTTTAAAGAGTATGGGATTGGATAAGATTGTTAAAATGTTGGAACCTTtcgaaaataaaaaagccGAGGCTGTTACCACCATTTGCTTTGCGGATTCCCAGGGTGAATATCACTTCTTTCAAGGAATTACAAAGGGTAGAATAGTCTCAAGCCGGGGTCCAACCACATTCGGCTGGGATTCAATCTTCGAACCCTTTGATAGCAATGGTTTGACATATGCGGAAATGACCAAGGATGCAAAGAATGCTATTTCTCATCGTGGTAAAGCCTTCGCTCAATTCAAAGAGTATTTGTACCAAAACGACTTTTAG
- the LIA1 gene encoding deoxyhypusine monooxygenase (similar to Saccharomyces cerevisiae LIA1 (YJR070C); ancestral locus Anc_1.521) — protein MSTNFEKHFQENVDECTLEQLRDILVNKSGKTVLANRFRALFNLKTVAEEFATKPEEAKKAIEYIAESFVNDKSELLKHEVAYVLGQTKNLDAAPTLRQVMLDQNQEPMVRHEAAEALGALGDKNSLDDLNRAAKEDPHVAVRETCELAINRINWTHGGAKDKESLQQSLYSSIDPAPPLPLDKDASIPELQALLNDPKQPLFQRYRAMFRLRDIGTDEAVLALATGFSAESSLFKHEIAYVFGQIGSPAAVPSLIEVLGRKEEAPMVRHEAAEALGAIASPEVVNVLKSYLNDEVDVVRESCIVALDMYDYENSNELEYAPTAN, from the coding sequence atgtcCACCAACTTTGAAAAGCATTTCCAAGAAAACGTCGATGAATGTACTTTAGAACAACTAAGAGATATCTTAGTTAACAAGTCCGGCAAAACTGTGCTGGCCAACAGGTTTAGAGCTCTTTTCAACTTGAAGACAGTTGCTGAAGAATTTGCCACTAAGCCAGAAGAAGCCAAGAAGGCTATTGAATACATTGCCGAATCCTTTGTCAACGATAAGTCTGAGTTGTTGAAGCATGAAGTCGCGTACGTTTTGGGCCAAACCAAGAATTTGGACGCTGCTCCAACTCTAAGACAAGTTATGTTGGACCAAAATCAAGAACCAATGGTGAGGCATGAAGCTGCTGAGGCTTTAGGTGCCCTGGGTGACAAGAATTCCTTGGATGACTTAAATAGAGCTGCTAAAGAGGATCCACATGTTGCTGTTAGAGAAACCTGTGAATTGGCCATCAATAGAATTAACTGGACCCATGGTGGTGCCAAAGATAAGGAAAGCTTGCAGCAATCCTTATATTCAAGCATTGATCCAGCTCCACCTCTACCATTGGACAAAGATGCTAGTATCCCGGAACTACAGGCCCTATTGAATGACCCTAAACAACCTTTGTTCCAAAGGTACAGGGCTATGTTCAGACTGAGGGATATCGGTACTGATGAAGCAGTCTTGGCCTTAGCTACTGGTTTCAGTGCAgaatcttctcttttcaagCATGAAATTGCCTACGTTTTTGGTCAAATAGGTAGTCCCGCTGCTGTTCCAAGTTTGATTGAAGTTTTGGGCAGAAAGGAAGAAGCTCCAATGGTTAGGCACGAAGCGGCTGAAGCCTTGGGTGCCATTGCATCTCCAGAAGTTGTCAACGTCTTGAAATCGTACCTTAACGATGAAGTTGATGTTGTCAGAGAATCTTGTATCGTTGCCCTAGACATGTACGATTATGAAAACAGTAACGAACTAGAATACGCTCCAACTGCTAATTAA
- the CDC11 gene encoding septin CDC11 (similar to Saccharomyces cerevisiae CDC11 (YJR076C); ancestral locus Anc_1.531), whose amino-acid sequence MSGIIDASSALRKRKHLKRGITFTVMIVGQSGSGRSTFINTLCGQQVVDTSTTILLPTDTSTEIDLQLREETVELEDDEGVKIQLNIIDTPGFGDSLDNSPSFEIISDYIRHQYDEILLEESRVRRNPRFKDGRVHCCLYLINPTGHGLKEIDVEFIRQLGSLVNIIPVISKSDSLTRDELKLNKKLIMEDVDRWNLPIYNFPFDEDEISDEDYETNMYLRTLLPFAIIGSNEVYEMGGDVGTIRGRKYPWGILDVEDSSISDFVILRNALLISHLNDLKNYTHEILYERYRTEALSGESVAAESIRPNLTKLNGSSSSSTTTRRNTNPFKQSNKISDDVLNPTSDVHGQNTGENNETYMTREEQIRLEEERLKAFEERVQQELLLKRQELLQREKELREIEARLEKEAKIKQEE is encoded by the coding sequence ATGTCTGGAATAATTGACGCGTCTTCTGCgctaagaaaaagaaagcatttGAAGAGAGGTATCACCTTCACTGTGATGATCGTGGGCCAGTCCGGCTCTGGCCGATCAACCTTTATAAACACTCTGTGCGGCCAGCAAGTCGTAGACACTTCGACGACAATCCTATTGCCCACAGATACATCCACAGAAATAGATCTGCAATTGAGAGAGGAAACCGTGGAAttggaagatgatgaaggtGTTAAGATTCAACTTAATATCATCGATACTCCGGGATTTGGCGATTCTCTAGACAATTCACCATCCTTTGAGATAATTTCTGACTATATTCGTCATCAATATGATGAGATCTTATTGGAAGAAAGTCGTGTGAGAAGAAACCCAAGATTCAAGGACGGCAGGGTTCATTGTTGCCTCTATCTAATAAACCCAACTGGCCATGGTTTAAAAGAGATTGATGTGGAATTTATCAGGCAATTGGGGTCCTTGGTTAACATCATCCCCGTGATCAGTAAATCCGACTCATTGACAAGAGATGAACTGAAACTGAATAAAAAGTTAATCATGGAGGATGTTGATAGATGGAATTTGCCCATTTATAATTTTCCCttcgatgaagatgaaatttcaGACGAGGATTATGAAACCAACATGTATCTGCGTACACTTTTACCTTTTGCCATTATTGGGTCTAACGAAGTTTACGAAATGGGAGGAGATGTTGGAACAATTCGTGGTAGAAAATATCCGTGGGGAATATTAGATGTGGAAGATTCGTCTATTTCAGATTTTGTCATTTTGAGAAATGCATTATTGATCTCTCATTTGaatgacttgaaaaattatacgCATGAAATATTATACGAAAGATATAGAACTGAGGCATTATCCGGTGAATCGGTTGCTGCAGAATCAATACGTCCTAACCTTACAAAATTGAATGGCTCATCGTCTTCGTCCACCACAACAAGGAGAAACACAAATCCTTTCAAGCAAAGCAATAAGATTAGCGACGACGTTCTCAACCCAACATCCGATGTGCATGGGCAAAACACTggtgaaaataatgaaacttACATGACACGTGAAGAGCAAATACGGTTAGAAGAAGAGCGATTAAAGGCATTCGAGGAAAGAGTGCAGCAAGAATTGCTGTTGAAAAGACAAGAACTGTTgcaaagagaaaaggaattAAGAGAGATCGAAGCCAGGTTGGAAAAAGAGGCTAAAATCAAACAGGAAGAATGA
- the MOG1 gene encoding Ran GTPase-binding protein MOG1 (similar to Saccharomyces cerevisiae MOG1 (YJR074W); ancestral locus Anc_1.529) — MSNKEVELYGGAITTVVPPGFMDASTLREVPDTQEVYVNSRRDTEEFGDGLSTNESIIVDLLETVAKNDLTEAWKFHVEDLTEMNGTTKWEALQEDIIEQGTKLTGLVMEVANKWGKQDLAQTVVIAVALIRLSQFDTDVVISINVPLTKEEASQASTKEVPPRCHDVYRLLQEMVEKFHIVDASLFA; from the coding sequence ATGAGCAACAAGGAAGTCGAGTTATACGGGGGTGCCATCACTACGGTTGTTCCACCCGGGTTTATGGACGCTTCTACTCTGAGAGAGGTTCCTGATACGCAAGAGGTATACGTCAATTCCCGTCGCGATACAGAAGAATTTGGAGATGGGCTATCCACCAACGAAAGCATCATCGTGGATCTATTGGAAACAGTCGCCAAGAACGATTTGACGGAGGCTTGGAAGTTCCATGTGGAGGACCTCACCGAAATGAACGGAACCACCAAGTGGGAAGCTTTGCAAGAAGACATTATCGAGCAAGGGACTAAGCTTACCGGACTCGTTATGGAAGTGGCAAACAAGTGGGGGAAACAAGATTTGGCACAGACTGTTGTCATTGCCGTGGCGTTGATCAGGCTGTCCCAGTTTGATACGGATGTGGTCATCTCCATCAATGTACCTTTGACGAAGGAGGAGGCCTCGCAAGCAAGCACTAAAGAAGTGCCTCCAAGATGCCATGATGTCTACCGGTTGTTGCAAGAAATGGTTGAGAAGTTCCACATTGTAGATGCCTCACTCTTTGCATGA
- the NPA3 gene encoding GTPase NPA3 (similar to Saccharomyces cerevisiae NPA3 (YJR072C); ancestral locus Anc_1.523) has product MTLSTIICIGMAGSGKTTFMQRLNSHLRAEKTPPYVINLDPAVLRVPYGANIDIRDSIKYKKVMENYQLGPNGAIVTSLNLFSTKIDQVIKLVEQKRDKFENCIIDTPGQIECFVWSASGAIITESFASSFPTVIAYIVDTPRNSSPTTFMSNMLYACSILYKTKLPMIVVFNKTDVCKADFAKEWMTDFESFQAAIKDDQDLNGDNGLGSGYMSSLVNSMSLMLEEFYSQLDVVGVSSFTGDGFDEFMQCVDKKVDEYDQYYKQEREKALNLKKKKEEMRKQKSLNGLMKDLGLNDKNGPAANKTASDNDNDSIDAISDLEEDANDGLVDRDEDEGVEREYTFPGEERTKGEVNENSAPDLQRRYQEAMQQVGKTASSETAENIAKYIRN; this is encoded by the coding sequence ATGACTTTGAGTACGATTATATGTATTGGGATGGCCGGATCCGGCAAAACAACGTTCATGCAGAGGTTGAATTCCCACTTGAGAGCAGAGAAGACCCCACCATACGTAATCAATCTCGATCCTGCAGTGTTGAGAGTCCCATATGGTGCCAACATTGATATCAGAGACTCGATCAAGTACAAGAAAGTGATGGAGAACTACCAGTTAGGACCCAACGGTGCCATCGTCACCAGTCTAAACCTATTCAGTACCAAGATTGATCAAGTGATCAAGTTGGTGGAACAGAAACGGGACAAGTTTGAAAACTGTATCATCGACACCCCGGGGCAGATTGAATGTTTTGTTTGGAGCGCATCTGGTGCGATTATCACCGAATCTTTTGCCTCCAGCTTTCCCACAGTGATTGCATATATCGTGGATACACCTAGAAACTCGTCTCCAACCACATTCATGAGTAACATGCTATATGCCTGTTCTATTCTGTATAAGACCAAGCTACCCATGATTGTTGTTTTTAACAAGACCGATGTGTGCAAGGCAGATTTTGCTAAGGAGTGGATGACagattttgaaagtttCCAAGCAGCCATCAAGGATGATCAAGACTTAAATGGTGATAATGGGCTAGGTTCCGGCTACATGAGCTCATTAGTCAACTCGATGTCGCTAATGCTAGAAGAATTCTATTCTCAACTCGATGTCGTGGGTGTCTCCAGCTTCACCGGCGACGGATTTGACGAATTTATGCAATGTGTAGATAAGAAGGTTGATGAATATGACCAATACTATAAGCAAGAACGTGAAAAAGCTTTGAAcctaaaaaagaagaaggaagagatgagaaagcaaaaatcaTTGAATGGGCTGATGAAGGACCTCGGTCTAAACGACAAGAACGGCCCTGCTGCAAACAAAACCGCCAGTGACAACGACAACGACAGCATAGATGCCATCAGTGATCTTGAAGAGGATGCCAATGATGGCCTTGTAGATAGGGATGAGGACGAAGGCGTTGAGAGGGAATATACATTCCCAGGCGAAGAAAGAACCAAAGGCGAGGTCAACGAGAACTCGGCTCCAGACCTCCAAAGAAGATACCAGGAAGCTATGCAGCAAGTAGGAAAAACGGCCAGTAGCGAAACTGCGGAAAATATCGCTAAGTATATTAGAAACTAA
- the HOC1 gene encoding alpha-1,6-mannosyltransferase (similar to Saccharomyces cerevisiae HOC1 (YJR075W); ancestral locus Anc_1.530), with product MSKTTKRASSIRRLMVFAIIALISLALAIRYLFRSSNATDLQKILQNLPKEISQSINSANKIQNSDSDLVQHFESLAQEIRHQQEVQAKQFDKQRRILEKKIQELKQTPPEATLRERIAMTFPYDSHAKFPAFIWQTWSNDEGPEHVQDIKGMWESKNPGFAHEVLNHDVINALVHHYFHSIPEILETYEALPSIILKIDFFKYLILLVHGGVYADIDTFPVQPIPNWIPEELSPSDIGLIIGVEEDAQRADWRTKYIRRLQFGTWIIQAKPGHPVLREIVSQIIETTLQRKRDDQLNINLRNDLNIMSWTGSGLWTDTIFTYFNDFMRSGIREKVTWKLFHDLNQPKLLSDILVFPKFSFNCPNQIDNDDPHKKLYFITHLATQFWKNTPKVEQK from the coding sequence ATGAGCAAGACAACAAAAAGGGCCTCCAGTATTAGGAGATTGATGGTGTTCGCAATAATAGCCCTCATCTCTTTGGCGTTGGCAATTAGATATCTATTTCGCAGCTCCAATGCTACTGATTTACAGAAAATCCTACAGAACTTGCCTAAAGAGATTTCTCAGAGCATCAATAGTGCcaacaaaattcaaaactcTGATTCTGATTTAGTTCAACATTTTGAGAGTTTAGCCCAGGAAATCAGACATCAACAGGAAGTTCAAGCAAAGCAGTTTGATAAACAACGTAGGATCctggaaaaaaagattcaaGAACTCAAACAAACTCCACCGGAGGCTACACTGAGAGAACGTATAGCCATGACTTTTCCGTACGATTCGCATGCTAAGTTCCCGGCATTCATTTGGCAAACGTGGTCCAATGACGAAGGCCCTGAACATGTTCAAGATATAAAGGGTATGTGGGAAAGTAAGAACCCTGGCTTTGCACATGAGGTGCTGAACCATGACGTAATAAATGCGCTAGTACATCACTACTTCCACTCTATACCGGAAATTCTAGAGACTTACGAGGCTCTACCATCGATAATTTTAaagattgattttttcaaatacttAATTTTGTTGGTACATGGAGGTGTTTATGCAGACATCGATACTTTTCCCGTTCAACCAATTCCCAACTGGATTCCTGAAGAGTTGTCACCATCCGATATTGGGTTAATAATAGGTGTTGAGGAAGACGCTCAAAGAGCAGATTGGAGAACCAAGTATATCAGAAGACTTCAGTTCGGCACGTGGATTATACAAGCTAAACCCGGCCATCCTGTATTGAGAGAGATTGTATCTCAAATCATCGAGACCACTTTACAGAGAAAGAGGGACGACCAACTGAATATTAACCTAAGAAATGATTTGAACATTATGAGCTGGACAGGTTCTGGGTTATGGACTGATACAATTTTTACAtatttcaatgattttatGAGGAGTGGGATTAGAGAGAAGGTTACATGGAAGCTGTTCCACGACCTAAACCAACCAAAATTGTTAAGTGATATTCTAGTCTTCCCAAAATTCTCGTTTAACTGCCCAAACCAAATCGATAATGATGATCCGCACAAAAAACTCTACTTTATCACCCATTTGGCTACacaattttggaaaaatacGCCGAAGGTGGAGCAAAAGTAA
- the RFC2 gene encoding replication factor C subunit 2 (similar to Saccharomyces cerevisiae RFC2 (YJR068W); ancestral locus Anc_1.517): protein MFEGFGPNKKRKTSKLATEQSLAQQPWVEKYRPKNLDEVTAQDHAVTVLKKTLKSANLPHMLFYGPPGTGKTSTILALTKELYGPELMKSRILELNASDERGISIVREKVKNFARLTVSKPSKHDLENYPCPPYKIIILDEADSMTADAQSALRRTMETYSGVTRFCLICNYVTRIIDPLASRCSKFRFKALDANNAIDRLRYISEQENVNCEDGVLEGILDISAGDLRRGITLLQSASKRAQYLGDGKNITSAQVEELAGVVPHEILIEIINKVKSGDFDEINKYVNTFMKSGWSAASVVNQLHEYYITNDSFDTNFKNQISWLLFTTDSKLNNGTNEHIQLLNLLVKISQL from the coding sequence ATGTTTGAAGGGTTTGGTCCAAATAAGAAACGTAAAACGTCGAAGTTAGCCACAGAGCAATCTTTAGCACAACAACCTTGGGTTGAAAAATACAGGCCTAAAAACCTAGATGAAGTGACAGCTCAGGATCATGCGGTTacagttttgaaaaaaacctTAAAGTCAGCTAACCTACCACATATGTTGTTTTATGGCCCCCCAGGAACAGGTAAAACGTCCACCATATTAGCACTGACTAAAGAACTATATGGTCCAGAATTGATGAAGTCAAGAATACTAGAATTGAATGCTTCTGACGAACGTGGTATCTCTATTGTGAGagagaaagtaaaaaactTCGCAAGATTGACAGTATCTAAGCCTAGCAAACATGACTTGGAGAACTATCCATGTCCACCATATAAGATAATTATCCTTGATGAAGCCGATTCAATGACAGCTGACGCACAAAGTGCACTGCGTAGAACTATGGAAACATATTCAGGTGTAACGAGGTTCTGTTTGATTTGTAATTATGTCACAAGAATTATTGACCCGTTAGCATCACGTTGTTCCAAATTTAGATTCAAAGCTCTAGATGCAAACAACGCCATTGACCGTTTAAGATACATCAGCGAGCAAGAAAATGTTAACTGTGAAGACGGAGTACTGGAAGGAATCTTGGACATCTCAGCAGGTGACTTAAGGAGAGGTATTACGTTATTACAATCTGCTTCCAAAAGAGCACAATATTTGGGCGATGGTAAAAACATAACTTCGGCACAAGTAGAAGAATTAGCTGGCGTGGTACCTCATGAAATTCTAATAGAAATTATTAATAAAGTCAAAAGTGGtgattttgatgaaattaataaataCGTGAATACCTTCATGAAGAGTGGTTGGTCTGCTGCTTCAGTAGTAAACCAATTGCATGAATATTACATCACCAACGATAGTTTTGATACGAATTTCAAGAATCAAATATCATGGTTACTGTTCACTACAGATTCTAAGTTGAACAATGGTACGAACGAGCACATCCAATTATTGAACTTACTAGTTAAAATATCTCAACTCTAA